Proteins encoded in a region of the Paenibacillus pedocola genome:
- a CDS encoding peptide MFS transporter, producing MADLNKQRVVESVPQRGFFGHPKGLFTLFFTEFWERFSYYGMRAILVYYMYYELSQGGLGMEESTALAIMSIYGSLVYMSGIIGGWLADRIFGASRAVFYGGILIMLGHITLAIPGSISLFFVSMVLIVLGTGLLKPNVSSIVGELYSEHDGRRDAGFSIYYMGINLGAFIAPLIVGYIGDYNFHLGFSIAAVGMFLGLIMFISTKKKNLGLAGTLVASPLSQAERKKVFLIFGISAVLLAVIVAVTIPLGLLTFKSFITIVGILGILIPTLYFIVMFRSPLTTSVERSRLVAYIPLFIAAIMFWAIQEQGSTILASYADKRTQLDFAGMHIRPAWFQSLNPLFVITMAPLFAWLWVKLGKRQPSIPKKFALGLLFAGLSFLVILLPAYFGGEDSLVNPLWLVLSYFIVVLGELCLSPVGLSATTKLAPSAFSAQTMSLWFLSNAAAQAINAQIVKFYSADTEMVYFGVIGGAAILLSILLYLSSRKIQGYMKGIQ from the coding sequence ATGGCTGATTTAAACAAACAAAGAGTTGTGGAGAGTGTTCCGCAACGGGGATTTTTTGGACATCCTAAAGGGTTATTTACTCTGTTCTTCACAGAGTTTTGGGAGCGGTTTTCCTATTATGGAATGAGAGCTATCCTTGTTTATTATATGTATTACGAGCTGAGCCAAGGCGGACTCGGCATGGAGGAGAGCACAGCTCTCGCCATTATGTCTATTTATGGTTCACTTGTTTATATGTCCGGGATTATTGGCGGCTGGTTGGCGGACCGGATATTCGGAGCGTCAAGGGCTGTATTCTACGGCGGTATATTAATCATGCTGGGGCATATCACCTTGGCCATCCCGGGGAGTATTTCCTTATTTTTTGTTTCCATGGTTCTGATCGTGCTGGGCACGGGCTTGCTGAAGCCTAATGTATCCAGTATTGTAGGTGAGCTTTACAGCGAACATGATGGACGCCGGGATGCAGGATTCAGTATATACTACATGGGCATCAACCTGGGAGCCTTCATCGCACCGCTAATTGTAGGATACATCGGGGATTATAACTTCCACCTGGGCTTCAGTATTGCTGCCGTCGGTATGTTCCTGGGATTAATCATGTTCATCTCTACCAAGAAAAAAAACCTCGGTCTAGCAGGCACTTTAGTCGCAAGTCCCTTATCACAAGCCGAACGAAAAAAAGTATTCCTTATCTTCGGTATCAGTGCAGTACTTCTCGCTGTTATCGTGGCTGTTACGATTCCGTTAGGTCTGTTAACGTTTAAATCCTTTATAACGATCGTAGGTATTCTGGGAATTCTGATTCCCACCCTATATTTTATTGTCATGTTCCGTAGTCCGCTCACAACAAGCGTCGAACGCTCAAGACTCGTTGCTTATATTCCGCTGTTTATTGCAGCAATTATGTTCTGGGCGATTCAGGAACAAGGGTCAACCATCCTTGCCAGTTATGCAGATAAACGTACACAACTCGATTTTGCCGGTATGCATATTCGTCCAGCCTGGTTCCAGTCTTTAAATCCTTTGTTTGTGATCACGATGGCCCCCCTCTTCGCCTGGTTGTGGGTGAAGCTTGGGAAACGGCAGCCTTCGATTCCGAAGAAATTCGCCTTGGGTCTGTTATTTGCCGGATTATCCTTCCTTGTGATCCTGTTGCCGGCTTACTTTGGCGGTGAGGATTCCCTGGTTAATCCTTTATGGCTCGTTCTTAGCTATTTCATCGTTGTGCTGGGGGAATTATGCTTGTCTCCTGTAGGACTATCGGCTACGACCAAACTGGCACCCTCCGCCTTCTCCGCCCAGACCATGAGCTTATGGTTCTTATCCAATGCGGCTGCTCAGGCAATTAATGCGCAGATTGTTAAATTTTATTCGGCTGACACTGAGATGGTATACTTTGGTGTCATTGGAGGCGCAGCCATCCTCCTGAGTATTCTGCTCTACTTGTCCTCCCGCAAAATCCAGGGGTACATGAAAGGGATTCAGTAA
- a CDS encoding oxidoreductase: protein MHRKYPNLSKPITLGNVTFRNRMFGAPMGGTDITADCTIGPKSTAFYELRAKGGAASVTVSEVVVHPETEASHMYHLDLQTVDSLASFTYTADAIRRHGAIASVELSHSGQYAGTYLTDKNKKQGLAQWGPSPGVRPDGREVKELTQELIDDIVAAYGKCAGLAKRAGFEMIMVHGGHGWLINQFFSPHFNRRTDMYGGSLENRVRFAQEVLDSVRTAVGPGFPIEFRMSGSELFEGGYDLAEGIEIAKLMESRVDLLHVSAGTYQTGFGVTHPSMFLPHGSNVYLAAEIKKHVSVPVATVGGLNDPAQMEEIIASGQADVVEMARALLADPELPRKVMSNRDEDIIKCLRCFTCMAERAETSTRRCTVNPLIGREMDGTEVYPAPKSRKVLVAGGGPGGLYAALTAAKRGHQVILCEKSDEVGGILRGEQAIPFKYEMYELGVTLGKLAKDAGVEIRLNTTVTKEYAEKEEVDALIIAVGSSAIVPPIPGLSGDNVVVVNDYYLEKDKVSDSVVVLGGGLAGSEAAIHLAQEGKTVHLVEMRTELAPDANIRHRPIMLKEIEKNNIHVHLGYKGLYVTQEGVVCADPNGEEQLIPGTSVICALGQRARRNVVDELIDCAPYVAQIGDCVKASTITTAIYQGYHAALDI from the coding sequence ATGCACAGAAAATATCCAAACCTAAGTAAACCCATCACCCTTGGAAATGTGACTTTCCGAAATAGAATGTTTGGTGCTCCTATGGGGGGAACCGATATTACAGCGGATTGCACGATTGGTCCCAAATCTACTGCTTTCTATGAATTAAGAGCAAAGGGCGGTGCTGCCTCCGTTACGGTCAGTGAAGTCGTCGTTCACCCGGAAACAGAAGCTTCCCATATGTACCATCTCGATCTGCAGACAGTAGATTCACTTGCTAGTTTTACTTATACTGCAGATGCTATTCGTCGTCACGGGGCCATTGCTAGTGTGGAATTATCTCATTCCGGACAGTATGCAGGAACTTATCTAACTGATAAAAATAAGAAGCAGGGACTTGCCCAGTGGGGACCAAGCCCTGGAGTCCGCCCTGACGGCAGAGAAGTAAAGGAGCTTACACAAGAACTAATTGATGACATCGTAGCAGCTTATGGTAAATGTGCGGGGCTTGCTAAGAGAGCAGGCTTTGAAATGATTATGGTTCATGGCGGGCATGGATGGTTAATTAATCAGTTCTTTTCTCCCCATTTCAATCGCAGAACAGATATGTATGGCGGATCTTTGGAGAACAGGGTGCGTTTTGCACAAGAGGTACTGGACAGTGTCCGTACAGCTGTGGGTCCCGGCTTCCCCATTGAGTTCAGAATGAGTGGTTCTGAGTTATTTGAAGGCGGCTATGATCTGGCGGAAGGTATTGAGATTGCTAAATTAATGGAATCCAGAGTCGACTTGCTTCATGTATCTGCCGGAACGTATCAGACAGGGTTTGGTGTCACACACCCTTCGATGTTCTTGCCTCATGGCAGTAATGTATATCTTGCAGCAGAGATCAAGAAGCATGTAAGTGTTCCGGTTGCCACAGTTGGCGGATTAAATGACCCCGCTCAAATGGAAGAAATCATTGCCAGCGGTCAGGCGGATGTTGTCGAAATGGCCCGAGCACTACTGGCTGATCCGGAACTTCCAAGAAAAGTGATGAGCAACCGCGACGAGGATATTATTAAATGTCTGAGATGCTTCACCTGTATGGCCGAACGTGCTGAGACTTCGACAAGACGCTGTACGGTTAACCCGTTAATTGGCCGTGAAATGGATGGAACGGAAGTATACCCTGCGCCTAAATCACGCAAGGTTCTGGTAGCCGGAGGAGGTCCGGGCGGATTATATGCAGCTCTTACTGCAGCTAAACGCGGACATCAGGTCATTCTTTGTGAGAAGTCTGACGAGGTCGGTGGGATCTTAAGGGGAGAGCAGGCCATTCCATTTAAGTATGAGATGTATGAGTTAGGGGTTACCCTCGGCAAACTAGCCAAAGATGCCGGTGTTGAGATTCGTTTAAATACAACGGTTACTAAAGAGTATGCGGAGAAAGAAGAAGTTGACGCTTTAATTATAGCCGTCGGTTCCAGTGCCATTGTTCCCCCAATCCCTGGACTGAGTGGTGATAACGTAGTCGTTGTTAATGATTATTATCTGGAGAAGGACAAGGTCAGCGACAGCGTAGTCGTATTGGGAGGCGGTCTGGCAGGATCTGAAGCAGCAATTCACCTTGCGCAGGAAGGTAAGACTGTCCATCTGGTAGAGATGAGAACGGAGCTGGCTCCAGATGCTAATATCAGACATCGCCCGATTATGCTAAAAGAAATCGAAAAGAACAACATTCACGTTCATTTAGGATATAAAGGGCTGTATGTTACCCAAGAAGGTGTCGTTTGCGCTGATCCAAATGGGGAAGAGCAGCTTATTCCGGGTACTTCAGTAATTTGTGCACTCGGACAACGGGCCAGAAGAAATGTAGTCGATGAGCTAATAGATTGTGCACCTTATGTTGCACAAATTGGAGATTGTGTTAAAGCGTCTACCATCACGACTGCAATTTATCAGGGATATCATGCTGCACTTGATATCTAA
- a CDS encoding L-lactate MFS transporter, which produces MELTKKRWIILIASCFINLCIGSIYAWSVFAAPMAEYLSGLTGLNLTPGDLAIAFTITNSVGPITMISGGWINDRFGPKKVILVGGLLFGGGMILSGFATSVGFLVFSYGIVLGLGTGMVYGCTISNSIKFFPDKRGLVGGVTTAAYGLSSVIIPPIANGLINKSGVTSAFIIIGIAFLVIICSASFFIEKCPSDFVPAGWTPKAHNVVGRPVKNDKDWKGMLASPLFYVMILLLISGAFAGLMCTSQASPIAQKMVGLSAAAATTAVSILALFNTGGRIFAGYISDKIGRINTLAAASLLSVAGLTLLYFSGENTVVTFYIGISVIGLSFGSLMGVFPGFTADQFGAKNNSVNYGIMFIGFALAGYFGPSIMKNVYSTDGSYQRAFVIAAVFGITGFILTFVYKLANKKNQRVAN; this is translated from the coding sequence GTGGAACTTACAAAAAAGAGATGGATTATTCTGATTGCGAGCTGTTTTATTAATCTGTGTATTGGATCAATTTACGCGTGGAGTGTGTTTGCTGCCCCAATGGCAGAATATTTGAGCGGGCTCACAGGACTTAACTTAACACCGGGTGATTTAGCTATTGCATTTACGATTACAAATTCCGTAGGTCCTATCACGATGATCTCAGGTGGCTGGATTAATGATAGGTTCGGACCGAAGAAAGTAATCCTTGTAGGAGGCTTGTTATTTGGGGGAGGTATGATTTTATCAGGGTTTGCAACATCTGTAGGCTTCCTGGTATTTAGTTATGGTATCGTACTTGGTCTTGGAACAGGAATGGTCTATGGATGCACAATTAGCAACTCGATTAAGTTTTTCCCTGACAAACGAGGATTAGTTGGTGGTGTAACAACGGCTGCTTATGGATTGAGCTCTGTAATTATACCTCCTATTGCCAATGGTTTAATCAATAAATCTGGTGTAACATCCGCATTCATTATCATCGGCATTGCATTTCTTGTTATTATATGTTCCGCTTCTTTCTTCATTGAGAAATGCCCATCTGATTTTGTACCTGCAGGATGGACACCAAAGGCTCATAATGTTGTTGGCCGTCCGGTAAAGAACGACAAAGACTGGAAAGGCATGCTGGCCAGTCCACTATTTTACGTAATGATCTTGTTATTGATAAGCGGGGCTTTTGCCGGACTAATGTGTACATCACAAGCATCACCTATTGCTCAAAAAATGGTCGGCCTGTCTGCGGCAGCCGCTACAACCGCTGTTTCCATATTGGCTCTGTTTAACACTGGCGGACGAATTTTTGCCGGCTATATTTCAGATAAAATCGGTCGGATCAATACCCTTGCCGCTGCTTCTCTTTTATCGGTAGCAGGACTCACGTTGCTGTATTTTTCAGGAGAAAATACTGTGGTGACATTTTACATTGGTATTTCCGTCATCGGGCTAAGTTTTGGTTCACTGATGGGGGTATTTCCTGGATTTACGGCCGATCAGTTTGGTGCAAAAAATAATAGTGTAAATTATGGAATCATGTTTATTGGATTTGCATTAGCGGGATATTTTGGGCCGTCCATTATGAAGAATGTTTACAGCACAGACGGCAGTTACCAGAGAGCCTTTGTCATTGCAGCCGTATTTGGCATCACCGGATTTATTCTGACATTTGTATATAAGTTGGCTAACAAGAAGAATCAGAGAGTTGCTAATTAG
- a CDS encoding PadR family transcriptional regulator, with amino-acid sequence MRTLKYAILGLLNKEPMTGYDIAKEFSKDLGEFWNAKHSQIYPELKKLNTEGLITYEIQISGEILEKKMYSITENGKEAFLQWLKKEEPIEPTPKDVFRLRMYFSNHLDVSTRLHLLEHHLHQHQDRLEHLRKNMERYESIPPLESEHFGDYLVLDGAILRETVTIQWLENYISYCKK; translated from the coding sequence ATGAGAACTTTAAAATATGCCATTTTAGGATTGTTAAATAAAGAACCTATGACTGGTTATGATATAGCTAAAGAATTCAGTAAAGACTTAGGTGAATTTTGGAATGCAAAGCACAGTCAGATCTATCCGGAATTGAAAAAACTGAATACCGAGGGACTTATCACTTACGAAATTCAAATTAGCGGAGAAATACTAGAGAAAAAAATGTATTCGATTACGGAAAACGGCAAAGAAGCTTTTCTTCAATGGTTAAAAAAAGAAGAGCCTATTGAACCAACTCCCAAAGACGTGTTTAGGCTGAGAATGTATTTTTCTAATCACCTGGATGTATCCACCCGATTACATCTCTTAGAGCATCATCTGCATCAGCACCAAGACAGGCTGGAACATTTACGCAAAAATATGGAACGATATGAAAGTATACCTCCGCTTGAAAGTGAACATTTCGGTGATTATCTTGTATTAGATGGTGCAATTTTACGTGAAACTGTAACGATACAATGGCTGGAGAATTATATTTCCTATTGTAAAAAATAG
- a CDS encoding alpha/beta fold hydrolase, which produces MANVTVGQENGIAIELHYEDVGTGKPVVLIHGWPLSGRSWEKQVPALVEAGYRVITYDRRGFGQSSQPWNGYEYDTFAADLHTLIEHLDLQDVTLVGFSMGGGEVARYIGTYGMERVSKAVLAGAIPPYLYKSSDNPDGGFDDATIQGFQDGVKADRLAFLDGFTTNFFASGDRTDLVNEAFRLYNRDIAAFASPKGTLDCIAAFSYTDFRGDLEKFNLPTLILHGNSDAIVPVEISGQKAHERIAGSQLVVIEGGPHGFNATHPKEFNDALLQFLKG; this is translated from the coding sequence ATGGCAAACGTTACAGTTGGACAGGAGAATGGAATTGCAATCGAGCTTCATTATGAGGATGTCGGGACCGGTAAGCCGGTTGTACTGATCCATGGCTGGCCGCTCAGCGGAAGATCCTGGGAGAAGCAAGTACCTGCTCTAGTGGAAGCCGGTTATCGGGTGATCACGTATGACCGCCGCGGATTCGGCCAGTCCTCCCAGCCGTGGAACGGATACGAGTATGATACATTCGCGGCGGATTTGCACACATTGATTGAACACCTGGATCTCCAGGATGTGACCCTCGTCGGGTTCTCCATGGGCGGAGGCGAAGTGGCCCGTTACATCGGTACTTATGGAATGGAGCGGGTATCCAAAGCGGTGCTGGCCGGTGCAATCCCGCCATATCTGTACAAATCATCGGATAATCCAGACGGCGGATTTGACGATGCGACTATTCAAGGATTTCAAGACGGGGTGAAGGCGGACCGTCTAGCGTTCCTGGATGGGTTCACAACCAATTTCTTCGCCTCTGGAGACAGAACGGACTTAGTAAACGAAGCGTTCCGCTTATACAATCGTGACATTGCAGCTTTCGCGTCGCCGAAAGGCACACTCGATTGCATCGCGGCATTCAGCTATACCGATTTCCGCGGGGACCTTGAGAAATTTAATCTGCCAACGCTTATTCTCCACGGTAACTCCGATGCAATCGTTCCTGTCGAGATCAGTGGCCAAAAAGCGCATGAGCGGATCGCAGGCAGTCAGTTAGTCGTGATTGAGGGCGGCCCTCACGGATTCAATGCTACCCACCCTAAGGAATTTAACGATGCATTGCTGCAATTCTTGAAGGGCTGA
- a CDS encoding DegV family protein, protein MKSIAWVTDSTSTIDSKFAMNNHVYIVPLRLIINNECYKENIDITADQFYDKMRQNDKVGSSQPPIGEFVELYERLKEDYDEIIAIHCSSELSGTFHTSMQAADIAGVTVIGIDSKVGAYPIREMIIRGVHWQQAGCSALEIKNRIENIIEEMSFYLIPASLSQLHRSGRLSGSQLLLGQLMRIHLLLKFDKGKVVVVDKIRTFKKTKQKLLETLGQDIRLIQDICIMHANNMEEALSLESEIKAMSPSVRTEIMTFVPVVGVHMGEGTLALSWINNTPMNSLAVQNKVLEPVLQY, encoded by the coding sequence TTGAAATCCATCGCCTGGGTAACCGACAGCACCAGCACCATTGATTCTAAATTTGCCATGAATAACCATGTCTATATTGTTCCTCTCCGCCTAATTATCAATAATGAATGTTATAAAGAAAATATCGATATCACGGCCGATCAGTTCTATGATAAAATGCGCCAGAATGACAAGGTCGGCAGCTCCCAGCCGCCAATCGGTGAGTTCGTGGAATTATACGAGCGCTTGAAGGAAGACTATGACGAAATTATTGCGATACATTGTTCCTCCGAGCTTAGCGGGACCTTCCATACCTCGATGCAGGCAGCAGATATCGCTGGCGTTACTGTTATTGGCATTGATTCCAAGGTAGGTGCTTACCCGATCCGTGAGATGATTATACGCGGCGTTCACTGGCAGCAGGCAGGCTGTTCTGCGCTGGAGATCAAGAACAGAATCGAAAATATCATTGAAGAGATGTCCTTCTATCTGATCCCTGCCAGTCTGAGCCAGCTGCACCGCAGCGGGCGGCTCTCCGGCTCCCAGCTTCTGCTGGGCCAGCTGATGCGGATTCATCTGCTGCTGAAATTCGATAAAGGCAAAGTTGTCGTCGTGGACAAAATCCGCACCTTCAAGAAGACTAAGCAAAAGCTGCTGGAGACACTCGGCCAGGATATCCGGCTGATTCAGGATATTTGTATTATGCATGCCAACAATATGGAAGAGGCGCTGAGCCTGGAGTCGGAGATCAAGGCAATGTCGCCTTCTGTGCGTACAGAAATTATGACCTTTGTCCCGGTCGTAGGCGTTCATATGGGTGAGGGAACGCTTGCACTTTCGTGGATTAACAATACACCTATGAACAGTCTCGCTGTTCAGAATAAAGTGCTGGAGCCTGTGCTTCAGTATTGA
- a CDS encoding response regulator, which produces MYRVLIVDDQYFALLGLQQGVNWSTLSVADVCLAENVDHAITCLEQQSVDLLICDIEMPGRSGLELLAWVKQYSPGTLTIMLTCHADFEYAQQAIQHGAFHYLLKPVDYEELMRVASTAIAEINKQKEHQQFEALIQDYRRKWEHQLPLLVERFWQDILSQRASLVLDSLQISANTYDLDLKPDDRYVIALLGLEQWKENLSARDETIMEYALRNLAEELLLNGMEGAVLQDQAGHNLAIIYVRGNGNSVSPTLEHNCRTFLNTCEQMLHCSLSIYISPAVLLPEIMSAYTYVTEREQRNLIRSRQVFTPDYPACNQPLDSMPIAAPMNLFGEWATILELGERGELDRRVKLWFSNIEADHWTNELHRQLIHGILFIIHTVLAKKGLSAHESAKLKYLMEKENYPKQAVALQNWALDSLRAALQLLQSSNNVSSTVVSKIRQYIRSRLSEEITRDELAAHVYLNPAYLSRLFKKETGLSISDVIIQERLQKAKRLLEETELKITDIAEQVGYTSLGSFSNLFKRIVGVTPQLYRARKKN; this is translated from the coding sequence ATGTATAGAGTTTTGATCGTCGATGACCAATATTTTGCCTTGCTTGGATTGCAGCAGGGTGTGAACTGGAGTACGCTCAGCGTTGCGGATGTCTGTCTTGCGGAGAACGTGGATCATGCCATCACGTGCCTGGAACAACAGTCCGTGGATTTACTTATTTGCGATATCGAAATGCCCGGGAGAAGCGGACTGGAGTTACTGGCCTGGGTGAAGCAGTACTCTCCCGGCACGCTAACGATCATGCTTACTTGCCATGCGGATTTTGAATATGCGCAGCAAGCTATCCAGCATGGGGCATTTCATTATTTGTTGAAGCCTGTAGATTATGAAGAATTGATGAGAGTGGCAAGCACAGCTATCGCCGAAATTAATAAACAGAAAGAACACCAGCAGTTCGAAGCACTTATACAAGATTACCGGAGAAAATGGGAGCATCAGCTGCCCTTGCTGGTGGAGCGGTTCTGGCAGGACATTCTTAGCCAACGGGCTTCGCTCGTCTTGGACTCATTACAGATCTCCGCAAATACCTATGATTTAGATTTAAAGCCGGACGACCGCTACGTCATCGCTTTGTTAGGCCTTGAGCAATGGAAGGAGAACTTAAGTGCGCGGGATGAGACAATTATGGAATATGCACTCCGCAATCTGGCAGAAGAATTACTCCTGAACGGGATGGAGGGTGCAGTGCTTCAGGATCAGGCAGGCCACAACCTGGCAATCATCTATGTTAGGGGAAACGGCAATTCCGTCAGCCCTACGCTTGAGCATAACTGCCGGACATTTCTGAATACATGTGAGCAGATGCTTCATTGCTCCTTGTCAATCTACATCAGTCCTGCCGTGTTACTACCTGAGATTATGAGTGCCTACACTTACGTAACGGAGAGAGAGCAGCGCAATTTAATCCGTTCCCGCCAAGTTTTCACTCCGGACTATCCTGCCTGCAATCAACCTCTTGATTCAATGCCAATAGCGGCTCCAATGAACCTGTTCGGAGAGTGGGCGACCATTCTTGAGCTTGGTGAACGCGGGGAGCTGGACCGCCGTGTAAAACTATGGTTCTCCAATATTGAGGCAGACCACTGGACGAATGAATTGCATCGTCAGCTTATCCATGGCATCCTCTTCATTATTCACACCGTTTTGGCCAAAAAGGGTCTATCTGCACACGAATCCGCCAAGCTAAAATACCTGATGGAGAAGGAGAATTATCCGAAACAAGCGGTCGCTTTGCAGAACTGGGCTCTGGATAGTCTCAGGGCTGCATTACAATTATTGCAGTCTAGCAATAACGTATCCTCCACTGTTGTCAGCAAAATCAGACAATATATCCGTTCCCGTCTGAGTGAAGAGATTACAAGGGATGAATTGGCTGCACATGTGTATCTGAACCCGGCGTATTTATCCCGACTGTTCAAGAAAGAGACCGGTTTATCCATATCCGATGTAATTATTCAAGAACGCCTGCAGAAGGCCAAACGCTTGTTAGAAGAAACTGAACTCAAAATTACCGACATTGCAGAGCAAGTGGGGTACACCAGCCTGGGCAGCTTCTCCAACCTGTTCAAACGGATTGTCGGCGTCACACCGCAGCTTTACCGCGCCCGTAAAAAAAATTAG
- a CDS encoding sensor histidine kinase → MKLSLRFKVSALVLLLVTPLFLFLYYTNIYSINIVREKVAKSASDTLTLHLGTLDELLEQTSHYLLRTANENMLLELYSDSGPDSVNYYLSIRKLMDQWYSDVSYYTIIRSVFVYHLDRDELFLSSQKEYYQEKDMITSGLSSRLKASNLPASLKWETVTIGGEPVLFKALPDKSGRLLVGILVSIDSLAQPLTHLESTGGGEQIGIISNDGALLWGQFAGADLALIRNHLNDPLSPSGASIRLSNGNNYLLIDKPSLYSNLNVFILLDEKSILDELPIFQRIINAIPIAIIIILGILLAMLSRLVFKPIQHFISGMRILGKGQLDFRLKEGNSKEFQIITQQFNQMAEQIGNLKIDVYEEQMKVQQAELKHLQAQINPHFFMNSLNIVFHLVELQKYSLIKKMIGHLVSYFRFIMNTNDTWITLSSELNHIRNYIEIQMVMYPDKLTYQEQLPKELENTPIPPLLIQPFVENAMKHGFINNTKPFEVVITVGEEAGLNGDSCIAIQIKDSGPGFSERQLEMLNLGLYEKKPTDRHLGIWNVYRRMMMFYDNRARLAFHNAPEGGGVVEIRLPIQRGL, encoded by the coding sequence GTGAAATTATCATTGCGGTTTAAAGTAAGCGCACTCGTCTTACTGCTGGTAACGCCTCTGTTTCTCTTCTTGTATTATACCAACATCTATTCGATCAACATCGTCCGGGAGAAGGTTGCAAAATCTGCTTCGGACACGCTTACCCTTCATTTAGGCACACTAGATGAGCTGCTGGAGCAGACCAGCCATTATTTGCTGCGTACAGCAAATGAAAACATGCTGCTGGAGCTGTATTCAGACAGCGGTCCGGACAGTGTCAATTATTACTTGTCCATACGCAAGCTTATGGACCAATGGTATAGCGATGTTAGCTATTACACTATCATTCGCAGTGTATTTGTGTACCATCTGGACCGGGATGAATTGTTCCTCAGCAGCCAGAAGGAGTATTACCAGGAGAAAGACATGATTACCTCAGGCCTGTCTTCGCGGCTCAAAGCTTCTAATCTTCCGGCTTCTCTTAAATGGGAAACCGTTACGATCGGCGGGGAACCGGTGTTATTCAAAGCGCTGCCGGATAAGAGCGGACGGCTTCTTGTAGGTATTCTTGTCAGCATTGACTCATTGGCACAGCCCTTGACTCATTTGGAGTCAACAGGGGGCGGTGAGCAGATCGGGATTATTTCTAATGACGGCGCACTGTTATGGGGCCAATTCGCCGGCGCTGATCTTGCTCTCATCCGTAACCACCTGAATGATCCACTCAGTCCATCGGGTGCTTCTATTCGTCTCAGCAACGGCAATAACTATTTGCTCATAGATAAACCCTCACTTTATTCCAATCTGAATGTCTTTATCCTATTAGACGAAAAATCAATTCTGGACGAATTGCCGATATTCCAACGGATCATCAATGCCATTCCCATTGCAATTATAATCATTCTGGGCATCCTTCTGGCTATGTTGAGCAGGCTTGTGTTCAAGCCTATCCAGCATTTTATAAGCGGAATGCGTATCCTGGGGAAGGGGCAATTGGACTTCCGTCTAAAGGAAGGCAACAGTAAGGAGTTTCAGATCATTACCCAGCAGTTTAACCAGATGGCCGAGCAAATCGGCAATCTCAAGATCGATGTGTATGAAGAGCAAATGAAAGTGCAGCAAGCTGAATTGAAGCACCTTCAGGCACAGATTAATCCCCATTTTTTTATGAATTCCTTAAATATCGTTTTTCACCTCGTAGAGCTTCAGAAGTATAGCCTGATCAAGAAAATGATTGGCCATCTGGTATCCTATTTCAGATTCATTATGAACACCAACGATACGTGGATTACGCTCTCCAGTGAGCTGAATCATATCCGGAACTACATAGAGATCCAAATGGTCATGTATCCGGACAAGCTAACCTATCAGGAACAGCTTCCGAAGGAGCTTGAGAACACGCCCATTCCGCCACTGCTTATTCAGCCGTTTGTGGAGAATGCCATGAAACATGGATTTATCAATAACACGAAGCCCTTCGAGGTCGTTATAACGGTTGGAGAAGAAGCCGGATTGAATGGAGATTCGTGTATTGCTATTCAAATCAAAGATTCCGGGCCGGGCTTCTCCGAGCGTCAACTTGAAATGCTTAATCTTGGACTGTACGAAAAAAAGCCTACAGATCGTCATCTGGGAATATGGAATGTATACAGACGCATGATGATGTTCTATGACAACCGTGCAAGGCTCGCCTTTCATAATGCTCCTGAGGGGGGCGGGGTTGTAGAGATAAGACTGCCTATTCAAAGGGGGCTGTAA